One genomic window of Alkalispirochaeta americana includes the following:
- a CDS encoding toll/interleukin-1 receptor domain-containing protein, with protein MSISTISSLIARLQKEISDLHHKMSLETKKESDCGNRIGQIERSITKSTSNSTLKSKSAEVQRKQSEIAKIQVNKAGLYKKLSDKEGQLLKAKQDLLKEEEKERKKQAVADERERKKLADIEKRHQREQLEYQRRLRAEINQTANMAASVKELASTQNISHTNIVKYDLFISHASEDKEEFVRPLAETLENIGVKVWYDEFTLKVGDSLRKSIDQGLVNSRFGTVILSSAFCSKNWTQYELDSMVAREMNGHKMILPIWHKITKNEVINFSPALADKVALNTSLQSIEEIAGELAEVILGAKA; from the coding sequence ATGTCTATCTCAACAATTTCAAGTTTGATTGCTAGGTTGCAAAAAGAAATATCAGATCTCCATCACAAAATGAGTTTGGAGACAAAAAAGGAGTCTGATTGTGGGAATCGGATCGGACAAATTGAAAGGAGCATTACCAAAAGCACTAGTAATAGCACTCTGAAAAGCAAAAGCGCTGAAGTCCAAAGAAAGCAGTCTGAAATAGCTAAGATACAAGTAAATAAAGCGGGTCTTTATAAAAAGCTATCCGACAAAGAAGGGCAGTTGCTAAAGGCTAAGCAAGATCTTCTTAAGGAAGAGGAAAAGGAACGTAAAAAGCAAGCTGTTGCCGATGAGAGAGAAAGGAAAAAACTAGCAGATATAGAAAAGAGGCATCAGAGAGAGCAGCTTGAATATCAGCGCCGGTTGCGAGCAGAGATCAATCAAACTGCGAATATGGCTGCTTCTGTGAAAGAGTTGGCGAGCACCCAAAACATTTCGCATACAAATATTGTGAAATATGACTTGTTTATATCCCATGCATCAGAAGATAAGGAAGAATTTGTTCGCCCGCTCGCTGAAACGCTAGAAAATATTGGGGTTAAAGTATGGTATGACGAATTTACTTTAAAAGTTGGTGACAGCTTGCGAAAAAGTATCGATCAAGGGTTGGTAAACTCGAGATTTGGAACAGTGATTCTATCATCTGCTTTTTGCTCGAAGAATTGGACACAGTACGAGCTTGACTCTATGGTTGCGCGGGAAATGAATGGACATAAAATGATATTGCCGATATGGCACAAAATAACAAAGAATGAAGTTATTAATTTTAGCCCAGCACTTGCGGATAAAGTAGCGCTAAACACTTCTTTGCAGAGCATTGAGGAAATCGCCGGAGAGCTCGCAGAGGTAATTTTGGGAGCAAAGGCATAA